The Centroberyx gerrardi isolate f3 chromosome 8, fCenGer3.hap1.cur.20231027, whole genome shotgun sequence genomic sequence gtttcctttgtgtCTGAATAACAATTTTGTGAAACAATTCTGGTCTAGTTCTCTTTTTACTATTCCGTTTTACCATTCCTCAACACCACACCTTTTTGCTGGAACCACCCAAAAAAATTAATTGAATATTGCACTTTTGGACCCATTGTGCAATCGTTttgcttcagaacacttggattatgctgtttggagtaattttatggccGTTTTCTGCCCCTTTTTAGAACTGTAACGAAGcggtctccattcactccagttgttttagAGACAGCTGAAATGAAGCTGCGCCAGCTggctcactgtgtgttatattgacatacaaaaTTCACaagtgtttcaactggcatgagggtgactagataatgacaacattttcatttttgggtgaactattcctttaagactgAATCATCTATCAAAGAAGCAAAAGCACAAATAATCATTACACATAAATTGAACATGTATTCAAGAGCATTGGTCCAATTTCAGCCAACCGAGTCGTTTACTTCCTCAAAACTTGACCTCGTAATCCTCAAGCTAATACTCACCTCCCTGGCGTAGTCGTATGCCATGATCAGCTGCTTCGGTTCCGGTTTATGGATAATGTTGTTACTGTCCATGTACCTGAGGTCCATGGCCCTCTTCCAGTACTTTAAAGCTCCGAGCAGATCTCGCTTCTTGTCCACGAACGTGGCTCCCAGGAGCTCCAGAGCATCGATGCGTTCCCTGTGGCTCGTctgcagaggagagaacagaactTCATCAAGTGCAATTTGTCTTTTTGCATATTCCTCCAACATGCAATTCATCTAAAAGGTCAGACCATAGTTTCAACCACAGTGCCTTGCTGAACGGCACATGGGCAGCGATAGTGGACCTCAACGATTCAATACCAGCTACTATGCAGTTGCCAGTTTACAGCAAGTGTGGACATGGTCGggttatggtcattttgtacaGAGCTCTGCGTCTGCACCAAAACCCCTATTGAAAAAAACGAATGGGTGTGGAAAGATTATCCGCAGAAACAGAGAATCCTTTTtggaaatacagtgtgtggCTGCTACAGCCAACAAATTACAATGCTGGTGACCCGATATCTTCCCTTCGGTAAAATATAGTTTCACATGTTTGAACTAGTTGAGGTAGCCCTGAATTATCTTGCCAGACAGATTAATAGCCTCAAAAACAGACACATCACTTGCAAGTTAAACAAAGCACTGCCCATCAGTTTTGTATCCAAGTGTTCAAAATTTGCTCAACGGCTGTTTTGCCCAAGTCTGGTGAATCCAAGCAATGATTGCAGTGCTGTCACTGCTAATCTCTATAAAGAGCACAGCAGACTGAAAAAAAAcgatcaaaaacaaaaaaaacaaatcaattacaGGGTCACTGTAACTAAAAGAATAATTGACAATAATAATATGGAGTTGTGCACATATCTTGCAGATAAACCCTCCATTGTTAGTGATGTAAACTCTGACCTGCTGGTGTGTTGTCAAGTAATCTACGATGTTAGTGTGGCCTGTGACGCTGGCAGAGAGCAGGGGTGTCATGCCGTAGCCGTCCCGCTCCATGGACGCCCCGTACTGCAGCAACATCCGCATTATCTCCAGACTGCCCGACTCCGCACAGTCGTGCAGCGCTGTGTTGCCTGGGGACAGAGGGGAGACAGGTCTTATAATAGGCTATTCAAGATATTTATATTCAGTGACAACACAGACGAACGCAGCATTTCCACGCACAGATTTGTACCTGGAATTTGGTTTTAAAGTATTCTCATTCACTGTACATCAATATTATTCTAATAAGCAACACTTAATTAtgatttaatattattttaatatgCATCGGTTTGACATTCTATTTGTGGTGGTCACCATAAATAAAAtgatgtatgggaaacactggaagGACTGCAAACACATTTAATTCTAGCTCACAGCTCCACGCTGCCTAGGGAAGAGCAAGTTGTGGCCCTCGCTGTTGCTATGCAACTATTGGAAAACCCCAACTGAGGCACGGTGCCCTTTTGATAAAGCTGAAATGGTTTTTACTTCCACTGCCTGGCGCGCAGAGGGGCTGAAAACATTCTCCATTCTCAGTGCTGTCCAAAGTGCATCCTTTCCattataaataatgaaaaaaggtCAATGCTGAAAAAGAGAAGTGGACACGCAGTGGACGATGATGCCAGACTCAACGCTGGCCCAAACAGACTATTGTGATGCGGATTCACAATTTTTGAGTCGCTCTATGCAAGAGCCGGTGGGTACATCTATTCACTGTACTATTGCAAGAGCCATGGTGGGTTTTCTACCTCTGAAAGAAACATGTCAATACTTACTTCAAGGGTGACATGAAACTTTATACGTCTTATAGTCAACATGAAAATAATATCACAAAACCACTTGTTTATGCTGCGTTTGATGTCTCAAAGCACTTAATGCCACATCGTTTCCATCAAAACACATTAGTGCAGTGTTTAAAGGGTCtcatattattcatttttcatggttttgttttcaaatacacAATGGCTCAcaataagaataatgttcttcatggtGTTTTGCAAATAGGCTAAAtgcagtttagtttagttaaaagttgaattggatgAATGTGAAGACTCAGTCCtaacaggcagaacagtcacaatactggaccctgattggccgactaCATCAGCTCCTCTTATTCATATGATGTAAATCTGCTGAGTGGATGCTTTCCAGTGGGTGTGTCAGCTCAAATGCTGCAAattggcctgattggaaggatttctgTAATTCTTAAGTGAGGGAAGCCAATCAAGAttaagtccagttgtgatgcgtttactggagttagtctgaaactgcctgtaaaaaaggatggatttttgaaaatggaacttaaaattaaattaattaaacaaaatcaaacattaacaatgtcttcattaaacatgttTTATGTTTAACAGGTCTCTCTACCAAGAAATCAGGGCCAATTACGAATAGTAAACATTTCAAACAGTTTGAGCTGTTGAGCAGTTGCTTCGGTCGAGATGAGATGGGTAGTGAGTATTTTGGGGGAGAGAGCTCATGTTCCCTTAAAGTAAATGAATCCATATCAAACTTTAAGTTCCTTCTTGTCTGCCTATTTGGTGATGGccttaaactctttttttctgtgtaatGCAGCTCTGGCTTGCCTCTGACCTGCTCTCTCCATCAGTACACCGTCTGAGGCTAACCCATATTCAAGCAGATAGGACCAAACAGGGTTAGCCAGGGCTTAGGCCTACTCATTATTTGTTCCCCAGTTTTTCCCAAAACTACATTCCTGAGATTTTCTGCTCCTCTCGCTCTTGACAGAGAAAACTAATTGGCTGGGGGGTAGTTTAAAATAAACTAACTCCAGGGTTTCCTCCAGTGTATTACAGGCCAGACAGGCAATCTGGGCTAATTTGCTAATTTGCTCCCTGCATGTCCAAAATATTGGAGAAAAAGAAGTTCCTAGGATCTGTGTTATGGCTTGGGTTGGCTGGCTACTGTCAAATGGACAACTGATTATATAGTCACATGTTCAAATCCCTTTTCAGTATTACATTAATGTACCAATTGATGAAGGAAATAGGAATAGCCTATTATTACATTCTGTCATCATGCTGCCATAAATGTGCCACTGGGCCTGATTCGGGCCTCCCTCAAACCCAGTTGCCACCTTTCTGGAGGGAAATGCTGACCATCAATAGTTTTATGTGTTAGAAATGGGTTAAGTTTGACCCGTCGGGAGGACAAGTTCACTTCCACTAACAAAACAAGTTAATCCAGAACCTTAGACAACCTCTCCAAAAGCAGGGATTAGTCTGGAGACTCATTATGGGCCTCAATACAGATTTTAGGCTATCGTAAGCCTATGTGAGGGCATCTCACTGACAGGTGGGAGAAGTGGTAGCCTATATTGAAGAAATTCATACTCCAAGAAGTAGTGGTTTGTCTAGCGAGGACGAGTGCTGGCCACAACTTTTTAGGCAGTTCGATAAGCTATAATTGTGGTATCCGaagcacactttttttttctaacttgcCTGCCTTCCTCCATCAAACACAATGTCCATTGGTTTTTGCCGATTTGCCATTTCATACCCAATTCATACACATGTATTCTTGGTCAGCCATTCAGTTGTTATGGGGGAAGGAATATAATATATTCTTCAACTACGGCCAATTTTTCCCAGTGATTGGACAAATACAATTGCATTCAcacattacataaaaataagAACAATACTATCAACAGTTGAAGAGAGTGAGCCCTGTTTTGTGCTGACAAGGTATGAATTTGGCCTAGCATTGAAAGGATTTAGGTAGCTCCAATAAGCAGTCTACACAAACTTCTGTACATAAGTAACTCAGAGGCCATCTCAAATCACTGTGATCGTTTTTGCCATTGCGTTTCATACGCTTAATTTAATTTTGTAAAAATCTTCCAAGAAACATTGTAGTGTGCATCAACTCAGACAAGACAAAGGCCTCAAAGCCAAAGGGTCAAAACAACTAAATAGAAAGTATGAGCTTTCAGGTTTCGGACACACCCACTGAATCAGTCCAAGTTGCCATTGTCTGCCCCAAAGCCTTCCATTGTGAAACCAGAAATTAATTTTATTCTGTTGAGTCATGTAAatggaaacatgcaaatgtacaGGTTACTGTTTCACATCATTCACCACTGAGAGTTTATGTGGAGTACAGAATTGAAACCaattgaaataataaaatttGCTCAACCGTATAAACAACCACAGCTGATCTTATCTCAGGGGACAGAGGATGACTGTGAGTCAAAGAGGCCACTGTATCTCATTTGGTTgttattgatgtgtgtgtgtgtgtgtgtgtgtgtgtgtgtgtgtgtgtgtgtgtgtgtttaacagaCCATGTGCATTATGTATTGCGTGTGCCCTGGACCCACTCACCTTTCACACTTTTCCTGTTGACATCTGCACCTTTCTCCAGCAGATACTGCGCTATTTCCTTGTGTCCTTTGTAACAGGAGATCATCAGACACGTGTGTCCGTGTCTGTTGGCCACCTCCAAGTCAGCTTTGTGCTCCACCAGGTATTTCACAATGTCCAGGTGACCGTCGAAGCAAGCCGCCCTGAGGGGGGTTGAGTTGGTAAGAGTCGTGTTGTTGACAGAAGCCCCGTGGCCCAGAAGGGACTGAACCACTTTAAGGTGCCCAGCCGCCGAAGCGGCCCAAAGAGGGGGGGCTCCCTCGATGGTCTCCCCGTCAAAGTTCACCGACCCCCCGACCTCGACCGGAGCGCTGCAGCACTCCAGCAGATACTCCACCAGGTCCAGGTGTCCGTACCGGGAAGCCATCAAGAGCGGGGTGGCCccgtttgttttctctcccatcAGCTTGATCACCTCGTGTCCATCTTTGTTCTCCAACAGTTTCTGGAGCAGCCGCAGCTTGCCGTCCCTGGCTGCGTTGAATACTGCCGTTTTTAGATCCATTTCCGATGGGATTTCCTTCACCGTTAAGTAAAAAGACAGCGACGTCAGTATACAATGTCAGCGAACGTTAGCTCGGGGTGTAGTTTGGACAGGTGGAGAGCGGAACCCTTTGTTTACAGCTAGCTATGACTTTCTAGCTAAACCAGCTAGCGTGTACATACAAGCCTGACACAATGTATTGATTCCCCAATGTCAGCTTTCTAGTATAAGCATCACAACTATTAACGTTACGTGTATCATTAAAAGCGACTAACAACAGAGACGTTTGAGACGAGCCTTCCAGTAATCGATTTGTAGTGGGACGCTAGCAAGGTGGCTAGTCAACTTCCTTGAttagctagccagttagcttgGCTTAGCTTACTTTACAACTACAATGAGTGTCTGTTTTAATCATTCTAGCGTTACTCTTCCACCGACATTTCTTTTCCGCCAACAAGTCCTCTTCCATCAGATCTTATTCCTGCCCTTGTCATTGTTAACCATAACGTTATATTCCTGCGACGGCAATGTTTGTATCCGTTTTCAAAGGTATACGCCGAGGGCCGAAAAATAACAATCCACCCCCGCTCGTTACGCTGTATTGCTAGCTTAGCTTGCTAGTTTAGCTTGGCTACAAAACGACGTTTCCTCCGTTGATCAGCCAAACAAGCTAAGTGACAACAGCACGGGAAATGCCCAATATCAGCgcccttttttctgtctctttctcgtCGAGGCACGGCAGGAGATATTATCCATCCATGTAGCCAGTCAGCAAGCTGGCTCGACAATAATCTCAATGGAGGGGAAGGTAAATTGGGCAGGTTTTCCACCCACTGCTCCACCGGATGATCACGACTCACTTCTGTCAAATCGAAAACAATGCAGTCTTTTTTTCTCGACTTGTTCGACGATTGACGTGTGAGCGCTCCAATCACAGAGCTGCCAGACTCGGACGCAGCCAATgaagagcaagaaaaaaattagggcgaaataaatgaaataaaaatcctGCTCTTCGAGTAACCTGGAATTTTGTATATTAACTTTTTTGGAGGATCTTCGGACGGAGACACCAACAACGGAACTGTTAAAATGCTTTTATCCGCCGGTTAGAGAAACATTGAAAAATGACTTGAGATGGGTAGTACTGACTATAAATTACTTTGATTATATCACCCCCTACAGGCTGAAAGAAGAAACAACAAGACCAGAGTCAAAGTGACAGAGCAATCAATTGTGTAGGCTAGTCAATTACTAATACAGATTCACATTACTGGGAAAGTTGTTCCTGTAGTCAGGAGCTCCATCCTTCAGGTCACTCACACATTTAACCATTGTTATCAATAAGACACACAAGAAGTGTTCattaatgattaaataaatTCAAAACCAGACGTTTACCAGAAAGTTTATTCAGCTATGCCAATAAGTTAACAAGTCCCCAGAGTgcctaagaaaaaaaaagtgtctagAGACAGTGGACAAACCTAAAGTAAAATGACAACACCGCACCACCAACGAAAGAAATACCTTCTATAAAAGGAAATACAGAATTTTACTTTTAACACACCAGATTCTTATTTATCTCCTTCAGCCAATTATATCAGAAACAAAACTAAGACGAGCATAGTTTTAACTTGAAAATgaacatagcataacataggAAGAGAAGTCAAACCACATTTAACTAATGGCCAAAATAATAAACCTTTCAATTAAGATTCTTAAATCTGTTAATAAATTGTAATTTCACAGGGTTCCCACCACCCTACAAAGTTGAACAAAAAAGCcaaagaaatatatttttggtCTCTTTTCAAGGTTAGGTGTAAGGTATAAGTTAAATTTATGACAAAACTCTCACATGAAGAGAGTGATGTgctcctgtgttgccagtaggtgatTTGATCTAGATCGCCTTCATTGCTGTTGTCTGGTGGCTCTCAGAGCACTGGGACAAGTACTTCAAACAACTACAATGTATTAATGCATCTCATGTTTTCAGCCTCATCTATGAAGAGCTCAATTTGCCACCTGATTTTTTACAAAGGTGGCATATCCtagaaaagcaacaaaaagaaagaatcaCTGATTGCATAAATCCTGGCTGAAATGAGGGCTGCTTGCTTGGAACGAACCCGCTACTGTGTAATGCTTCTTGCAGGCCTAAATGTCTATTCAAATCtcatgtcaaaacaaaacatagaaatCTAGGATAAGAGCACATTTTCTTTCCATATCGCAGTTTGAATCTGGTGACCAAAGAATCAGGTAATGACACTGGGAGAAGTCAGAGCCACACGttttcaaacacatttcctCTCAATCCTCCCAAGCCATCTAAATCTTTACAGTTCCTTTTGAAAAGGAATTTGTTTGCTGTCCAAATGGCCAGTGAGAGTATAACCTTTCAAATTATAACTCAAATTACCAGTATGTTCTTACATTCAAACATTATTTTGCAAAACAATATTCATTTTACAACAGTGTTGTAAAAGCCAAGAGAACAATATGAGCCCACACGATATAAGCTGTTACAGTTTAAATAGCAAAGGCAGAATTGGAGATATAAACATAGTAAGCGATCCTATGAAAGACAACGTTTTTAAAAAAGTTGTTGCATGTGAAACTGTTGACATTGCCACTTAACTCACAACATGTTTGTTATTTGCAATCACAagtatcatgtttttttctttttgtcttccaCACTAACATTCACATAGCTGTAATACAGAAGAGCCTACCTGTAACTATACAATTTCAAGGAGATAATTCACCAGGGTGTGTTAAAAAGTAAATTTGTAGCATGACCTCATTAAAGCGTATAATTCAGCACATGtaatccaaaaatattaaatgaaaaactgctttgaatgtttgtttttgaaggAATTGTGTCTGCAGTCCCTCAAGGGAGAGGAACTGGTTCTGCACCTCTGATTTCTACCCTTCAACCCAAATGCAAACTTGAGTGTGACTGTTTCAAGCAAATATTAGGTTAAAGGTGGCTTGTTTCATACTCTGTAGCATACTTCCTTCAAATAACTGTGTCAAATAAACTGTCATCTTAAATACAACTGATGAAAGGGAACACAATGGCTAGACTGTCTCACACAGTCCCATCAGGTCTGATTAACAAAGGGAAGGAAAAATGCCCGAGGGTTTTCCTAACCAAATACAGCCTTTGTGGGGAACTCCCTTTACCTAGCCTATGTTGGTTTTACTGATCCAATGCTAcgggaaaaaaaatctcttacACTCTGACTATATTTAGGTGCAACTGCCACTCCCTCGGCTATCACAGTGCACACGTTCGGCTGAGAAAGGGATAATAGATCTGGAACAGAGGGGAAGAGATGATGGAGGCAGACCTGGGCAACAAGaacacatttagaaaaaaaaacaaaaaatagcacATTTAGAAAAAGAACACATTTAGAAATGATTTCAAATTGTTAAAGTACTTGAGGTTTGCTTAAGTTATTTGACCAGCCACTTGAACTGCCTGCAATATAGATACTTAAAAGCAACACTTAATCAAgcacttcttgttttgtttttttttacccctcaaaaacatttgaaacataTTTAACTATTTTGCCGAGGGCGTGGTTGCATAAAGCTTCTAAGAATAGGAGTGCTGACTGAGGATGACTTGTCAGACCTTATGAACTGACAGTCTGATATGATACAATCTCAGATAAGCACTGCTATTCTGACCTGCTTTATGCGTACAAGCCCAGATCTGGATGAAGGAAGTGATGACATGGCTCCCAGGGTTCAGAGATTGTTACGATCCGACGCGTGTTGTAGTGGTTTTCTTGTCAGAGAAGAAGCTTCTCAGCAACACCACCTGGCTGATGCTGACCACCAGAAGGATGAAGGCCTCTCCGATGGACCAGAACGCCACGCGGGTGTTGAGGTCCTCTGCCCGGCTGCGTCCCTGGGCCTCGCGGAGGCGGAAGTGCGTCTGGTAGTCGATGACCGACTTCAGGGCCTCATGGATGGACACGCAGGCCGACTCCATCTGGGAATGGAGAGGAAAGGTGAGCCGAGACCGACATGGGAAATTTAGGCTGTGGCTGGTACTTTGTCTCGTCCACTTAAGTGACTGCCCAACCATCAGTTTAAAGATCTATTCCATTTATAAACTAGAGGGCACTTGGAGAGCGCAAACCtctgccaacgctgaacaattctccaacgtGCTTTATACCCAAAGACATAATTCCTCAAACAGATTTTCTTGACACTGCAAACATatccttaggatttggaatcaagtctctatctcagCTAAGTTTCATATTTAAGGCTAAAAAACTATGAccatctaatggcagaaatctaatcaattgttccttggcccaaggccgatctgtctaccaaatttcatggaaatctgttaatgggtttttgagatatcctgctgacagaaaaacaaacaggggCAAAAACATAATAGGCATAATAAAACTTTATGGGCaataatgaatcaaataaaaaaatcaataactgTAGCTGATAAAATAGTGACAACAGACGTGAACTTCTGAATTAACTGGCCACTGTGGCTGCTGATTAAAAGAGATGTTGTCCATCCTGGTTAAAACTGTAGAACCTAGAAGATGACAGAAAGCCTTTATCGTGGtataaattatgtttttattcataattaacgtcaaaatacatacattcatttttGTGATTCCGTGGCCATATAGGACAAATGTAACTTGTAGATTCAAGGACCACATAACTTGTAGCTAGTGCTCCCTGGGAAAAAAGTATTATACtgactgaatttattttactttgttaAAATAGCAAAGTCAGTTTTTTTGTCAAtgttacacacaaacaagtaaataaaCATATAGATCGTACACATACGATTTTTGAGAAACATAATGAAACACACTCcctaacacacaaacatgtgacTCGTAAGcttgtgcagacacacacacaccactcacctGGGTGAGAGCTGTGACTCTGTTCTCATTGGGGAAGAGCGGGGGATCCTCGCCGACCTGGAAGTCAAAGTAGACGGTCTTGTGTGTGAAGGTGGAGAACTCGTTGCTGAAGCAGAACTTGTAGGTGCCGTTCTTGGCTGCTGTGAAGGTGAAGCTGTCGTATTGTTTCTTCATCTCCTTGTAGAGGACAGTGCCGTCTGGATCCTCCAAACGACAGTCCACATCGTAATGGCCACCGGTCACAACCTGGGAAAACAAAAGGCAAACGGACCGTCTATTCAGCAACATCCTGACACGTTACTGCTGGTTTGTCTTTCAACTGCCTTTAAACAATTTGTGTATTAGTAGTACATAGGCTTTTCTTGCATGTTTTCAGCATTGCAAAGGACTACAGTCACAAAGAAGAAACAGATCAGCCTGTGGCTATCTGCTACTATTTGGATTACATGATGACAATGCTAACAAACTTTTTCAAGACACAGGGAAATGTCAACAGCAAAACGTTTCTGACAACAGTCTTAAGAAATTAAATAACAGGCCAAAATGTTTAGCTTTTTGGACATTTCAGTGAAGATAAGCCATAGGAGAGAAAGGTGCCAACAGAATAGTGTGAGCCAGGATTCAAACACTAAAACTACATGAATTTTGGCCTCTGAGTGTAAATGCTGACTGTAAGCTTATTGGGAGGAAGGCTCAGGTTTGATGTTCAAGTCTTAGAAAATTAAAACTTGGGCCTAAACAAAGCCATCCGCAGAGACAGCTGGGTATAAGGTACACACGCACCTGAAACTCCAGTGTACATTTGGTGCCAATGGTGATGTCCTCATAGAAGCACTGCTTGGCGTTGTCCGGCAGCTCGAAAGTGAGCTCGGACCCCAGCACCCACCCACAGAGCAGCTGGGCCCAAAGCACCTGCAGCAGCACCCGAATGGATCCGTCCATCTTGAACACCGAGAGGTAGCAGGTTCAAAGTAAAACCGTAGCGGACCTGCAGAAAAAATATGACGACAATTCAACTTTGGATCAGTGCTGAGGGTGACAACATGACAAAAATGGTGACAAAGCAAACCCGGACGTTAATATTAGCGACAAGTAGCTtaaggctaactagctagctagctagctgttaaTACCGGTTTACGGCAAAGGAACCACTTGGGATTGGCAACTTTTACGTATATTGTACTACACATTTGCGTATTGTGGCCGCAATCATGGCCACTAAAGTAAATGTAAACTGGAACATTTACAATATTTAATTCAATATTTTGTTTCACTCAGCATTAGCTACTCACCTCAAATCGCTCACCCGGATGCAAGAAATACTACGTAACGTATCATCAACGTGAGATGTCATTGGCTGGCATTTTTGGAAGCCCGCCTcctgccatctgctattggtcCAAATAAGCAGCGGAAGCGCTGCAAGGTTCACATGGGCCGCGTTCCAAAACTTT encodes the following:
- the tmed7 gene encoding transmembrane emp24 domain-containing protein 7, whose amino-acid sequence is MDGSIRVLLQVLWAQLLCGWVLGSELTFELPDNAKQCFYEDITIGTKCTLEFQVVTGGHYDVDCRLEDPDGTVLYKEMKKQYDSFTFTAAKNGTYKFCFSNEFSTFTHKTVYFDFQVGEDPPLFPNENRVTALTQMESACVSIHEALKSVIDYQTHFRLREAQGRSRAEDLNTRVAFWSIGEAFILLVVSISQVVLLRSFFSDKKTTTTRVGS